In Lacibacter sp. H375, one DNA window encodes the following:
- a CDS encoding L,D-transpeptidase family protein has product MLNKSLLLILSLSLCVTGVSAQSPYEGSSATVSAARSFKGAGIFSKVEDSLRKELKDKGFQWPLKYMYVRAFKHEKQLEVWLKNDWDEKFELFKVYKVCATSGTYGPKRKEGDKQIPEGFYYINEFKPNSNYHLALGLNYPNASDAILSDHTKPGGDIYIHGNCVTIGCLPLTDSLIEQVYYLASVVKDQGQDFIPVHIYPVRYDNQKGMEQLVTKTKNKQDVQEFAKQIKDAYEFFEDTHQLPTVLIAKDGSYVVATNPETPKVKRIKVIETNNKANPYAAWALEEKVDRVPFHKDGNAALQKWLFNLSQSLVPYLEGNASMSLQVEFIVDKNGNTALATVIRGGHAELNRVVKEKFEKELKWQPATKDGQPVNTKLIQNLNIAAPEDL; this is encoded by the coding sequence ATGCTCAATAAAAGCCTTTTACTTATTCTTAGTTTGAGCCTGTGCGTAACAGGTGTATCTGCACAATCGCCATATGAGGGGAGTAGTGCTACCGTCTCTGCCGCACGTAGCTTTAAAGGTGCTGGTATATTTTCCAAAGTAGAAGATTCATTACGAAAAGAGTTAAAAGACAAAGGTTTTCAATGGCCTTTAAAGTACATGTATGTGCGTGCCTTTAAACACGAAAAGCAATTGGAAGTGTGGCTGAAGAACGACTGGGACGAAAAATTTGAACTCTTCAAAGTATACAAGGTATGTGCCACATCCGGCACCTACGGACCAAAGCGTAAAGAAGGCGATAAGCAGATTCCCGAAGGTTTCTATTATATAAATGAATTTAAACCCAACAGTAATTATCATTTAGCCTTGGGTTTAAATTATCCTAATGCATCTGATGCTATTTTAAGTGATCATACCAAACCTGGTGGCGATATTTACATTCATGGCAACTGTGTAACCATTGGTTGTTTGCCCTTGACAGATTCGTTGATTGAGCAAGTGTATTATCTCGCATCAGTTGTAAAAGATCAGGGGCAGGATTTTATCCCGGTTCATATTTACCCCGTTCGATACGATAATCAAAAGGGCATGGAGCAGCTTGTGACCAAAACAAAAAACAAGCAGGATGTTCAGGAGTTTGCAAAGCAGATCAAAGATGCATATGAATTCTTTGAAGACACGCATCAGCTGCCTACGGTACTAATTGCAAAGGATGGCAGTTATGTAGTGGCCACAAATCCTGAAACACCGAAAGTAAAGCGTATTAAAGTAATTGAAACCAACAATAAGGCAAATCCATATGCTGCCTGGGCGTTAGAAGAAAAGGTTGATCGTGTTCCTTTTCATAAAGATGGTAATGCAGCCTTACAAAAATGGTTATTTAATTTAAGTCAATCTCTTGTTCCATATTTGGAAGGAAATGCTTCAATGTCTCTGCAGGTTGAATTCATTGTTGATAAAAATGGCAACACTGCATTAGCAACGGTAATTCGTGGTGGCCATGCCGAATTGAACAGAGTAGTGAAAGAAAAATTTGAAAAAGAATTGAAATGGCAACCGGCTACTAAAGATGGCCAGCCTGTAAATACAAAGCTGATTCAGAACCTCAATATTGCAGCACCCGAAGATTTATAG
- the hppD gene encoding 4-hydroxyphenylpyruvate dioxygenase, whose amino-acid sequence MSTIAVNKQQAVQKDFLPLHGTDYVEFYVGNAKQAAHFYISAFGFQPLAYAGPETGIKDRASYVVRQNKLTLMLTTPLRPDNEMADHIYKHGDGVKALALKVDDAASALHETTSRGAKLYKETTTLTDDHGTVVISGIHTYGDTVHLFIERKDYKGVFMPGYKEWSNPYFKVKETGLQYVDHCVGNVGWNQMNPWVGFYENVMGFRNILSFDDNDISTEYSALMSKVMSNGNGYVKFPINEPAEGKKKSQVEEYLDYYNGEGVQHVAMATNNIVETVTELRSRGIEFLQVPTTYYDDLLDRVGHIDEDLAPLKELGILVDRDDEGYLLQIFTKPVEDRPTLFFEIIQRKGAQSFGKGNFKALFEAIEREQEARGNL is encoded by the coding sequence ATGTCAACAATTGCTGTTAACAAACAACAGGCTGTACAAAAAGATTTTCTTCCGTTGCACGGAACTGATTACGTAGAATTTTATGTAGGCAATGCCAAGCAGGCCGCTCATTTTTATATTTCAGCATTTGGATTTCAACCATTGGCTTATGCCGGTCCGGAAACAGGTATCAAAGACAGGGCAAGTTATGTGGTACGTCAAAACAAACTTACGCTGATGCTCACCACACCATTGCGTCCGGATAATGAAATGGCTGATCATATTTATAAACATGGCGATGGCGTAAAAGCATTGGCTTTAAAGGTTGACGATGCGGCTTCGGCTTTGCATGAAACAACCAGCCGTGGTGCAAAACTTTATAAGGAAACAACAACCTTAACCGATGATCATGGAACAGTTGTTATCAGTGGTATTCATACTTATGGCGATACAGTTCACTTATTTATTGAACGCAAAGATTACAAAGGCGTGTTCATGCCCGGTTACAAGGAGTGGAGCAATCCGTATTTCAAAGTAAAAGAAACGGGCTTGCAATATGTTGACCATTGTGTTGGTAATGTTGGCTGGAACCAAATGAATCCATGGGTAGGGTTTTATGAAAATGTTATGGGCTTTCGCAATATTCTCAGCTTTGATGACAACGACATCTCAACAGAATATTCAGCTTTGATGAGTAAAGTAATGAGCAATGGAAACGGTTATGTAAAGTTCCCCATCAATGAACCGGCAGAGGGGAAAAAGAAATCACAGGTTGAAGAATATCTCGATTATTATAATGGCGAAGGGGTGCAACATGTGGCCATGGCTACCAATAATATTGTAGAAACGGTTACTGAATTACGCAGCAGAGGAATAGAATTTTTGCAGGTCCCTACTACCTATTATGATGATCTTCTCGATCGTGTTGGCCATATTGACGAAGATCTTGCACCGTTGAAAGAATTAGGTATTCTGGTTGACAGGGATGATGAAGGATATTTACTTCAGATATTTACCAAGCCTGTTGAAGACCGACCTACGCTGTTTTTTGAGATCATTCAGCGTAAAGGGGCCCAGAGTTTTGGTAAAGGAAACTTTAAAGCCTTGTTCGAGGCAATAGAAAGAGAGCAGGAAGCCAGAGGAAATCTGTAA
- a CDS encoding 5-(carboxyamino)imidazole ribonucleotide synthase, with protein MQKIGILGGGQLGRMLLQAAANYPVETYILENDEHCPSAHLCHHFTKGDIKDFETVYNFGKGLDAITIEIESVNVEALEKLEAEGVKVFPKPTALRIIKNKIEQKKFYQHHQIPTSEFVITENKEELNALVSFLPAAHKVGMGGYDGRGVEILKTAKDLERGFDAPAVLEKLVPIQKEIAMIVAVGQDGETTMYPPAEMVFDPHLNLLDYQVSPAELPEKTFWKVEAIAMAVVRNLESPGLFAVELFVDKNGDVLVNETAPRVHNSGHHSIEGNYSSQFDMLWRIMLGYPLGCTDAIMPSVILNIVGEEGYSGAAYYEGLDDVLKMENAFVHIYGKTHTKPGRKMGHVTVIGKDRSELTYKANRIKHLLKVKTK; from the coding sequence ATGCAAAAAATCGGCATCCTCGGCGGCGGACAGTTAGGCCGTATGTTATTACAGGCAGCAGCCAATTATCCTGTTGAAACATATATACTTGAAAATGATGAGCATTGTCCATCGGCACATCTCTGTCATCACTTTACAAAAGGCGATATCAAAGATTTTGAAACCGTTTACAACTTTGGCAAAGGATTGGATGCTATCACCATTGAAATTGAAAGTGTAAATGTGGAAGCATTGGAAAAACTGGAAGCAGAAGGCGTAAAAGTTTTTCCAAAACCAACTGCTTTGCGCATCATCAAAAATAAAATTGAACAAAAGAAATTCTATCAACATCACCAGATACCAACATCTGAGTTTGTAATCACCGAAAACAAAGAAGAACTGAACGCATTGGTTTCTTTTTTACCGGCGGCACATAAAGTAGGCATGGGTGGTTATGATGGTCGTGGTGTTGAAATATTAAAAACAGCAAAAGATCTTGAACGTGGTTTTGATGCACCTGCAGTATTGGAAAAACTGGTACCCATTCAAAAAGAAATTGCCATGATCGTGGCAGTGGGACAAGATGGTGAAACAACCATGTACCCGCCAGCTGAAATGGTTTTTGATCCACATTTAAATTTGTTAGATTACCAGGTTTCCCCTGCCGAACTTCCTGAAAAAACATTCTGGAAAGTGGAAGCTATTGCCATGGCGGTTGTACGAAATCTTGAATCGCCCGGTTTATTTGCTGTAGAATTATTTGTTGATAAGAACGGCGATGTATTGGTGAATGAAACAGCCCCACGAGTACACAACAGTGGTCATCACAGTATTGAAGGAAATTACTCATCGCAATTCGATATGTTGTGGCGCATTATGCTTGGTTACCCACTTGGCTGTACCGATGCCATCATGCCATCCGTTATTTTAAATATTGTTGGTGAAGAAGGTTACAGCGGAGCTGCATACTATGAAGGTCTTGATGATGTATTGAAAATGGAGAATGCCTTTGTGCATATTTATGGCAAAACACATACCAAGCCGGGTCGTAAAATGGGCCACGTTACCGTTATTGGTAAAGACCGAAGCGAGCTAACATATAAAGCCAACCGCATCAAACATTTATTGAAAGTAAAAACGAAGTAA
- a CDS encoding efflux RND transporter periplasmic adaptor subunit: MRIITLVAAAIFVLATSCKDEKKQSAAPQGGRQQAPMTVVGYIVKTGSVSEPVQLPGSLLPMEETQIQAEVSGRVVSHSINEGAYVNKGALLVKLFDGDLQAQLKKLQVQLQIAEKTEERNKELLKISGISQQDYDLSFLQVSNINADIELLRTNIVKTEIRAPFNGKIGFRNISNGAYITPATIITSLRQLSQMKLQFSVPEKYTSKIRIGQTISFSTEGSSRKFLAKVYATESTVSETTRGLNVRCMVQQNDAALVPGSFAKVDMDFARNDYAILVPSQAILPQARGKKLILYKDGIAKFVDVQTGIRDSANVEITSGVVPGDTIITTGLLGLKPEAKVKLSKVQ; this comes from the coding sequence ATGAGAATAATTACATTGGTAGCAGCTGCCATATTCGTATTGGCAACAAGCTGTAAAGACGAAAAAAAACAATCCGCAGCACCACAGGGAGGCCGTCAGCAAGCACCGATGACGGTTGTTGGTTATATCGTTAAAACAGGATCTGTAAGCGAGCCCGTTCAACTTCCCGGTTCACTTTTGCCGATGGAAGAAACACAGATACAGGCTGAAGTAAGTGGTCGTGTAGTTTCACATTCCATTAACGAAGGGGCTTACGTTAATAAGGGAGCATTGCTGGTAAAATTGTTTGATGGTGATCTGCAGGCACAATTAAAAAAGCTCCAGGTACAATTACAAATCGCTGAAAAAACAGAAGAACGCAATAAAGAGTTGTTGAAAATTAGTGGTATCAGTCAGCAAGATTATGATCTTAGTTTTTTACAGGTGAGCAATATTAATGCAGATATTGAACTGCTGCGTACGAACATAGTAAAAACAGAGATTCGTGCACCATTTAATGGCAAGATCGGTTTCAGAAATATTTCAAATGGCGCATACATCACTCCGGCAACTATCATTACCAGTCTTCGGCAGTTAAGCCAAATGAAACTGCAGTTCAGCGTTCCTGAAAAATATACTTCCAAAATACGCATCGGTCAAACCATCAGCTTTTCAACTGAAGGTAGCAGCAGAAAATTCCTGGCAAAGGTGTATGCAACTGAATCAACTGTAAGTGAAACTACACGTGGTTTAAATGTGCGTTGTATGGTGCAGCAAAATGATGCCGCATTAGTGCCTGGTTCCTTTGCAAAAGTAGATATGGACTTTGCAAGAAATGACTACGCTATCCTTGTTCCATCGCAAGCCATCCTGCCACAGGCAAGAGGTAAAAAACTGATTTTATACAAAGATGGTATTGCCAAATTTGTAGATGTCCAAACAGGTATTCGTGATTCAGCCAACGTAGAAATTACAAGTGGCGTTGTTCCTGGTGATACTATTATTACAACCGGACTTCTCGGTTTAAAACCAGAAGCAAAAGTGAAACTCTCAAAAGTTCAATAA